In Candidatus Rokuibacteriota bacterium, the DNA window GCATGGCCTTGGCCTTCGCCTGGATGGCCAGCGTGGAGGAGGGGGCGAGGGTTTTCAGGCGATCGGCGAACATCGGGCCCGTTACTTCCTGGCGAACTTCTCCTTCAGCCGCGTCTCGACGCTCGAGGGCACCAGGCCCGCGACCGCGGCGCCGTAGCTCGCGACCTCTTTGATGAGCCGGGAGGAGATATAGGTGTACTTCTCGTGGGGCATCATGAAGACGGTCTCCACGCTGTCGCGGAGCTTGCGGTTCATCAGCGCCATCTGGAACTCGTACTCGAAGTCCGAGATCGCGCGGATCCCCCGGATCACGCAGTCGGCGCGTTCGTGGGCCACGAGGTCGATCAGGAGGCCGTCGAAGGACGTGATGCGGAGGTTCCCAAGCCCGGCCGTGGACTCGTCGAGCATGTCGAGCCGCTCCTTGATCGAGAAGAGGGGCTCCTTCGCCGGGTTGGCGACCACGGCCAGGATCAGCTCGTCGAAGATGCGGAGGCTCCGCTCGATCAGGTCCAGGTGGCCGTTGTGGACCGGATCGAACATTCCCGGATAGACGGCACGCTTGCCCATTCAGCCCTCGCCGCTGTGTTAGCTAACCGGGCCTCGCCTCGTCGCTGGCGCAGGCGATGAAGCCACCTGCGCCGAAGCGCCTCGGCTCGAACTGCCACGCCTGCGGCTCGTCGGGAGCCGCTCGGCTCGAGCGATCAACTCGGGCCTCGCCTCGCGACTCTCCTCGCCTGCGGCTCGTCGGGAGCCGCTCGGCTCGAAGTTC includes these proteins:
- the coaD gene encoding pantetheine-phosphate adenylyltransferase, whose product is MGKRAVYPGMFDPVHNGHLDLIERSLRIFDELILAVVANPAKEPLFSIKERLDMLDESTAGLGNLRITSFDGLLIDLVAHERADCVIRGIRAISDFEYEFQMALMNRKLRDSVETVFMMPHEKYTYISSRLIKEVASYGAAVAGLVPSSVETRLKEKFARK